A stretch of DNA from Malus sylvestris chromosome 9, drMalSylv7.2, whole genome shotgun sequence:
AGAAGTTAAATGATCAACGTCTTTTCCTTTTcgtatttctttctttgttttagtaGTCGACACGTAATTTTCGCCACACTAACCTTgaaattttgtttgattttattAATGAAGTGGCTCTTGTTAATATCATCACAGATCAAGATTCATTGCTTTTGGAGGATCGAAAACTCAGTAGAAAAATAAGAGAAATCGAACTTCACTCTTCAAGTAAACAGCTTCAAGATTGAATGATCCACGGCATGTGCCCAGGTGATTAGGAAATAGCTCAGAAGCTTGTAGTTCATGGTGTGATCCATTGCCAAGAAGAAGACTACTCTTGTCTTGTTTCGAAACAAACCACATCCCAAAGAGGCTTCTTCAAATGCTCAGGCCTTTGGAAACAAGCCTGGGACACTCCAACAAATGAGTCTGAATCAGCTGAGTTCACCATTGACGAAGTTCTAAGCTTCAAGCCGGGGGAGATAAGAATCGGCCTAGACTTTAGCCCGACCATGGGAACGTTTGCTGTATCATGAAGGAAAAGAACATTACCATTGCCTCTAGTACCTTAAACTTAAGGGCTCCTTCTAATGAGGTAATCGCCTAAGAGGAAGATCGGCTCGAGGCTGCCTTTCTTCGACAATGCCCTCGACATTATCCATTCCACTTTGTTCTTGGATGGCTGGATCAGAGCTGAAATCCTTCAATTTGCGCTGTTTGATTGGGAACTCGTCCTTCCGCTGAAGGGTCTTCTTTGGATAGACAGATTCTTCTGTCACAAGGCGGACATGAAGTTGTATATGGATGAGTTTAAGAGGTTAGGTTACAAGCCATTGGTATGGCGGGTACTCAGGGTAGCTCCCAAGACTGATAAGCTTGGAGATGAGCTTTTCTTCTCAGCTGTTTTGGAGAAGCCAATCATAGGTTAATTATTGTCGTTAACGAGTAAATTTCTCAATATCTTCGTGTTTAAACGAGTAATAATTGTCGTTAATTCAATCGGGCGAATGAATTTGATGTTCTAAAGAGAAGAATatagaaaaatgaaattattaTATGAACTTTGTATTAACAAGTTGAAATTCCCTGCTCAGGGTAAAGGTACACTTGCTACAATTCAAAtgaattcaattcaatttttaaaGAAGTGATATCACAACTATCTATCAGAAAAATTCTTGAAAGAATTCAGCGGACCTTTCCAAAGGTTAGTAACTAATGCATTTTAAGATATCACGGGATCAAATTTCCCAATCAAAAATGTCCGGTACCTGTTTGTTTCATAACCAAATTTTCCGTCGTTGCATAGTTGCTCCACGGCAAGAGGAAAAGGTTCTGGATGGAAGAGGAATAGCACCTACTCATCTTTTGCACACAGGCGCTCTGAAAGTACAAGGAAACAACAAAATAgaaatcaattattaatttctGGTATTCGCAAGTCCGATGATTATTGCTTGAGAAGTTGAACAGCAGGAATTTATCATTTCTGTATCTATGGATTTCGAGATAGGACTTTAAAAGTAGATTGAACCTTGAAGTTGGGTAAACATGAGGCCACAGAAACATCAAGAGAAAAGGACccaaaatatataacaaagaaGCGCAATGGGTAAGAGTTCGTACTCAGATATTCATAAGCCAATATCATCGAAGTTCCCCAGGCGGACATGCTGAAGAATCTTGGACCTAGCCCTCTGTAGAAACCTTGCCAGCCATCATCTCTAATCAAGTTCTTAATAACTTCTCTTGCAGTAGGTCTCTTGTCATGTCCCATCGTCTACATTGCAGCGACAAAGTTTTATTAAAAACACGAATTATCAATAACTTGGTCAAATGAAGATGAGCAAGCTGCAAGCCAGCAAAGTAACCAGGTGCATGAACTGGTTATATGAATACCTGCAGTCGTGTCTTGATGGTATCCAATGGGGTTGTTACGCAGGATGCTGTTGCACCGGCAATAATTCCTCCAGCAGCTTGAACCAACACTATATTCCCCACGCTCGGAACAGCTTCTTCAGAGCCAATTCCATGGCCTAAGAAACTGCttaataaacaaagataatataagagagagagatattgtCACGCAATAAAGATAAACTGTGGACAAAAGGGTATTTGATTCACCTAAACTCCTTCACCTTATAACTTTAAGTGGAACAAAGTTCATTAACCTAATTATAGATATTCATTGGCTTGATGGACTTTAGAATTGCTAAACAACCTAACAATCAACAAAGTCGCAGTATTGATGATTACATCCAACAACTCATGACTTCTTTTTGACAGAAGCGATAAGGATTTTCATTACCAAGAACAAGTACAACAGGTACCAGATGGGTACCTATTCTCCAATAACCAATTTCTTGTTCTGGAGATAATTCGCACAAAACACAAATGAATCTAAACCATTACTTCTTAACATAACTAATATGTTCCACTAACACTCTCAACCCAGAGACCATCTAAAACGAACATTAAACTGATACACCTCCCAACTTTTCATGCCCttgtaaaatgaaaaatcaaatgtTCAACCGAAAATTTTAAAGTTATGTATTGCTGACATTCATTTGAAAGATATAAAATTTACTGATTAAAGAATTATCAATTAGGTGACCTAGTTTAAGAATAAGCACAACCAGAGTTAATAGACAACAAATTACCATTTCTCACCTCCAGATTAAGCGCTGGCTTGAACCATAACTAGCCCACCATACAGCGCTAGATGGAGAGTAAGTCATAACAGAAAGTCCCAACCCTCTATAAAGTCCGCGTATGCCATCCGACTTTATAACCTTACGAGCAACATCCAGCCCTCCGGTGTACTTTGCATGGCCCGAATAACCTTGCACCATCAGCCTTTGACTAATCTAAAGAAAATCCATTACTCAAAATTACCATCTCAAACCCCTAACTACAAAAGTACTCAAATGAAATTGATAGATCCTATAAAATAATTTACCACGTCAATGGGCACAAAGACAGACTGAGCGAAAAGCGAGGCAGTCATTCCGGCTACTCCATTAGCAAAAGCTGCCTCTGTAGCTTCAGATAACTTTAAGGGTTGAACCATCTTGAAAGCAGCCACCTTGGTGGCCTCTAAAGCACTGAGAAATATGATCCGGGCAGGAACTGCGCCGGTAATCACGGTGCCAAACCCTCTGTACAAACCAGGAATACCATCTGCTTTCCAAATGCCTTTGGCCACAGACAATGCATCTCTCTCTAGAGCATCTTTGGAAGCAACCTGTAGGCGGGTTTTCACCACGGAAACTGGGTACAGTGCCACTGTGACCCCTGTAAACAAGCCAGCTCCAACCACATAAAATTTAGTCTTATCAAGCCTGCATAAAATCCAATAAACCAAAAAAATTCACTCATTTGATcactcaaccaacacacacacacacacgcacattaCACATAGATATATATAAATTACGGGTTTCGGATTTGGTTTCGAATTCTTTAACTAATTGAAGACTTCATGGCATTAATGTCAAAATTCAATGAAGCACAAAATTCAATAGTTTAAGCACTCAACCAATACATATAAATTATGGGTTTCGGATTTTGTTTCGAATTCCTTAATTAATTGAACTTCATATCATTATTAAATGAAACATAAAATTCAATAATTTGAGCTCATAAACGAAAGTATAACAAATGGGATATCTCTCAACtaatgaacaaaaattaaaattgatcgAAGTAAATAACATACTTGTCCCAATTAATCTCGGTGTTGCCAATGGAAACCGCCATGGAGGTCGCTCGAAATCGAAAAGAGAAGGAGGAAGGCGGCGACTGGCGAATCAAGAACGCATCTTGTTTCCGAATCCGAAAAGCGCCCCAAGATTCTGGGAAACGGGATGCGTTTTGCAAAACGGGTACCGAGTTTTGTTGGAGCGATTAGCGCGTGGAAATGGAAGGAGTTTTCTACTcgaatttggaatttggaatttggaatttggaattgGGAGAATTTGAATGCTTGGAGTTGCAGGAGGAGGAATTGGAGCAAGGTCAACTGGCTGACCCTTCTTCTGTTTACGTCGGCTCAGCGCGGGTCAGGAGCTTGTTTTTGACCAAAATCAAAAAAGAAATGTTAAGAACACTCTCCTCTTCATGGCTCTCGAATAATTAGAGTAGTAATATTcgcacatttatttttatttttatttatttttagtttagaTCATCGAAtcgaatgaatgaaaaattttaatacataaatatagaaaaaagTGTGTGAATATCGTTACTCTTTAATTATTCCAACTAACAACGAACTATACGATTTTCATCTAGATCGGTAAACAGATTGATTTAGATTTGGGTCAATTTGAACTGATCTATCAAGTAAACAAATCATTTAAACTCAATTTTTAAACTAAGGATCATTAAatttaggaaactttaacgaaaaactcatggtactgttcactttaatgaaaaatcatatttttatattaaaaagtcaatcatgttactatttactttactctttattttgtctttattgttaaaattcaaagttttcaagctcttttcattagttttcctttaaatctaGCCTTATAAATAATCCGTTTCAACCGTTATCTAGAATTCAAAAACTAAATCGTTTTAAAAAGTAACAACCGATTCATTTCTACAATTTGTGCACAAAATCATTGAATATAACcagagtgttaataacaattcatTTAAATTTGCTGGTTCAAAATTTTGAGATGTCTTGTCAGCATTGATCAGCCTTACTAATTCAAATGCGGCGCGTAACAATGACTCCGCGTGCACCCGTTGGATCAGAATGGATCCTTCATCGTGACCGTTTCTTTGTGAGAGTGCATGTTTCTTCATGCACCGCGTGGCGCTGGACCAACTCTCGTCAGTGGGCTGCACGTAAATAGGGCCCGCAATAAATTTGGTCTGGACCTGGTTTGTACAATTGAACAGCCAGATAGCCCAGTTGGGTAGGTTCTATTGAGCCTTAACATAATAAGCGAGtcccatgcatgcatgcagcGGAAGCCGACTGTGTTTTGGATATGAAGTCTCATACAAAGCTTTAGACAAAGATGCTTTTGAGATATTGAGCCCTTATGACATCTCGTGTGCATTCCGACAATTGGCCAAGAGAATAAGCCATCTTCAAAGTAGATTTGTTGTGTGACGGGTGCGTTATGACTCGTGAAATTTCAATTAGGTTTGATTGCAACTTCATATCTTATCTTTGATCTGCTTGTTTGATcgttaagggtgcgtttggtacgcagacggaacggaacggaacgggacgggacgggacgggacgggacggaacgaaggtgtaatttttgaaaaagacatggggtatatttgtcttaaaatggtaaaacagtgtgttccacagacgtggaacaaacccgttccagggggggaggtgggacgcaaaaacacccaaaatctgtcccgtggaacaacccgttccacccatttttggcgcaccaaacgcgggacggaacgcctcgtcccgttccgtcccgtcccgtcccacgtaccaaacgcaccctaaatgaTGATTTCACTAGTTTGGCATCCACATTAATGCTGATGGGGTTGTCAGAACTTTTCcacataagaaaaaaaaaactagaattcAGTGCTCACTACTGTAATTTTATGAGACAGAATATATGGGGCTGGAGACGAGGACGGGCAGGGTTGGGTGTGGGCTGGCAGCGGTTGGTTGCGGGGGAGGTTAGGCTGGTAAAGGAGGTGTCAGGGAGGCCATGGTTCTGGGCGAGTGGTGGGACTGAGGGGGGTGGggcctaatttttttattttatgttattgttttaaatatttatttatttaattttaaaattagttTTAAGAACTAGGGTAGGTTGGGCTGTAGAGAGAAAATGTGTAGCCGAACAATATTGGTTGACTACGACTACGTCAATAAATTGCAAATATATATGTTGAAAACTGGATTTTAGGGAATGTCTATTGGCGTCTACGCGTGGCATATGAGCTGGTTGTTTCCTATATTTTCTCGTCGGTAATGTTAgtagatcaaaattttaaactaaatttgtaaattaaataatattttattaataaaaataaacaacttAATcgacatttaagtaataatctaatcatcaataatcaaattatttagttttcaaaattctGTTTAAAAATTAGTTGTCTTAACATTACCCTTCCTCTAATACCATACACATTTCATacacaaatgaaaagaaaatagtgCTATTTGGACAAGGTGTTTGTAAGTGTTGGAATAAAAATAATAGATCTTGGGCCTTGACTTTATCCCCCAAACTTATTAATACCGAcagaaatattttattaaaaccaTAAAATAAGAATGCATGAATCCAACCTTTTGCCTTTTAACATTTCAATAAGGTCTATTACTATcatacaatttttttcaaaattgaccaGTTAGTAGCTTTATTTTGGTAGTCTATTTTTCTGGGTTGGGAAGACTTGCAGAAACATTTTAGTTTTTTCTAACATCATCGTGTGATGCACCAGCGTTATGAATTGAATTCAAGACATACTATTTAAAATACGGACCTAaaatttgttccaaatcacaacAACCACTAGAAGTCTTCTAAAATCTGACAAGACAAAATTGTACAAAATACTAAGTTCCAAACCAAGTAACTACTAGAAGTCTAAGAAGCTGCCGATTTCATATTTTTGTGCTAGACAAGATGCCAATTACCAATTGCCAGACCCTTGATTTTGATTTGTGATCATCACAACTGTCAACCACTTTATTTACTTTGAAACAGTCAATTAATCTTTTTTAACccattttataaattaattattagcATAAAACAACCcacaaattaataattattgtaaaatGAATTCTTAGGCTCTCAGCATAACACatagtttttgaaattttttatcatgtCTAGTATGTGATATATGCCGAATAAATAAGGGTAACGATTCGATATTCAAGAATTAAACCGttgaaattttatgtttattgtACACTGATAGATACTAAATTATAAAATAAGCTGAGCTAATTTATACAttgaattaactataataatttaattaagaacCCGTCATACACTAGAATAAAATCAGTTAATTAAGAAACCGAAGACTTCCAAATTAGAataaaattagttaattaaaaatttaCTCTTTTAAACTGTCTTTGCAGACTTGCAAAGTGATCAGTATCGCACACGCTACCGcgttctcctctctctctctctctctctctctctctctctcctcactccTTATTTTCTCTGCTTCGGAAACGAAACCTGTGCCACCACCTCTGACCAAAACCGCAAGAAACTTTGCGGCACCCAAGACAAATTAGAACGCAAACATTCTGATCAGAACAAAGTCTAATTGCCGGAAATGGGGTTTCTATTCCTGCCCATGATTCGATCAGTCCCGAAATTCGTCAGTTTCGCCACCTTGCTCGTCTTTGTGCTTTCTTGCACCAGCACCTTCATTGCCACAGGTGTATATGCTCGGACTcggtctgtttttttttcaaagtttgaATATTTTTAGCTGGTgatttgtgatttcttcaaagtTTGAATCTTTAATTTGCTTGGTGGGTTTTCTTGGCCTAATGTGTCTTATTTTCTTCATTGTTTGTGAGGTTTTGGCAGctttggggttttgggttttcactGTTACATACGaggatgattttttattaattttttttatttaatttgttttctcAGATTGGTTTTTTATGGAAAAATTGTATTTCGTTATGAAGTTCTTGTGTTTCGGGATGAATTTGaactttttgaattttaacagaAGAAACTGTGGCAAACAAGGCTCTGAAATTATTGTTTTACATGGTTTTTTATTGATTCGAATCATCACATTGTTCGTTGCTTTGCTTGTGTATTGCCAGAAGCGTATGATCCACTCGACCCGAACGGAAATATCACCATCAAATGGGATATCTTAAGCTGGACTCCTGATGGCTATGTTGTAAGTATTATCTGAGaagtgtttgttttttacattcGTTGCACGGAATGTGTAAAATCATTGCGTACGAAGAAATATACGTGCAATGAATTTCTGAGGAGTAACAAGTCTTGGTCCCCGCAAGATTAAAAACTGAATCACAAGTTGCACTCAAATTTAGACGTTCCACTTTTGCTTTAGTGAAACAAATCTCGATTAGCTGTTGACAGCAGCATATAACATGGGTTTGTTTTACCTTTCCCCGATGTACAGTTGAGTTGAGTGAATATCTAATCAGTGTTCTCTTTGAATGAATACACAGGCCTCTGTTACACTTTTTAACTTCCAAAAGTATCGGCACATTCAGGCACCAGGATGGTTGCTAGGGTGGACATGGGCAAAGAAGGAGATTATATGGAACATGGTGGGGGGAGAAACCACAGATCAAGGGGAttgttcaaaattcaaaacaacaaTTCCCCACTGCTGTGATAAGACTCCTACAATTGTTGATCTATTGCCCGGAACTCCATACAATCAACAATACGCA
This window harbors:
- the LOC126583963 gene encoding uncharacterized protein LOC126583963 — its product is MAVSIGNTEINWDKLDKTKFYVVGAGLFTGVTVALYPVSVVKTRLQVASKDALERDALSVAKGIWKADGIPGLYRGFGTVITGAVPARIIFLSALEATKVAAFKMVQPLKLSEATEAAFANGVAGMTASLFAQSVFVPIDVISQRLMVQGYSGHAKYTGGLDVARKVIKSDGIRGLYRGLGLSVMTYSPSSAVWWASYGSSQRLIWSFLGHGIGSEEAVPSVGNIVLVQAAGGIIAGATASCVTTPLDTIKTRLQTMGHDKRPTAREVIKNLIRDDGWQGFYRGLGPRFFSMSAWGTSMILAYEYLKRLCAKDE